One genomic window of Gossypium hirsutum isolate 1008001.06 chromosome D11, Gossypium_hirsutum_v2.1, whole genome shotgun sequence includes the following:
- the LOC121223630 gene encoding 40S ribosomal protein S2-2 → MAERGGGERGAFRRGFGGGRGDRGPRGRRRGRKDEEEKWVPVTKLGRLVKSGKITSLEQIYLHSLPIKEYQIIDQLVGPSLKDEVMKITPVQKQTRAGQRTRFKAFVVVGDGNGHVGLGVKCSKEVATAIRGAIILAKLSVIPVRRGYWGNKIGKPHTVPCKVTGKCGSVTVRMVPAPRGAGIVAARVPKKVLQFAGIEDVFTSSRGSTKTLGNFVKATFECLLKTYGFLTPDFWKETRFTRSPFQEYTDLLGKPAKTLVLEDAERLDV, encoded by the exons atgGCAGAAAGAGGCGGCGGAGAGCGTGGCGCTTTTAGGCGCGGCTTCGGTGGAGGAAGGGGTGACCGTGGTCCAAGAGGCAGGCGCCGTGGCCGCAAGGACGAAGAGGAGAAATGGGTACCCGTCACGAAACTCGGCCGTTTAGTCAAATCCGGGAAAATCACGTCCCTCGAACAAATTTACCTCCACTCTCTCCCTATCAAAGAGTACCAAATCATCGACCAGCTCGTCGGCCCTTCCTTGAAAGACGAAGTCATGAAGATCACTCCCGTCCAGAAACAAACACGTGCAGGCCAGCGCACGCGTTTCAAGGCCTTCGTCGTCGTCGGAGACGGAAACGGACACGTCGGATTGGGTGTCAAGTGCAGCAAAGAAGTTGCGACGGCTATAAGAGGGGCGATAATATTGGCGAAGTTGTCGGTTATCCCGGTGAGGAGAGGTTACTGGGGGAATAAGATCGGGAAACCCCATACGGTGCCGTGTAAGGTTACCGGGAAATGTGGATCCGTTACTGTTAGGATGGTGCCTGCTCCGAGAGGTGCGGGGATTGTGGCTGCTAGGGTCCCCAAGAAAGTTCTTCAGTTTGCAGGGATCGAAGATGTTTTCACTTCTTCCAGGGGATCCACCAAGACTCTTGGTAACTTTGTCAAG GCCACCTTTGAGTGTCTTCTGAAAACTTATGGTTTCTTGACTCCCGATTTCTGGAAAGAGACTCGTTTCACAAGGTCTCCTTTCCAAGAGTATACCGATCTGTTGGGAAAGCCGGCAAAGACCCTTGTACTTGAAGATGCAGAGAGGTTGGACGTATAG
- the LOC107912121 gene encoding eukaryotic translation initiation factor 5A: protein MSDEEHHFESKADAGASKTYPQQAGTIRKNGYIVIKNRPCKVVEVSTSKTGKHGHAKCHFVGIDIFTAKKLEDIVPSSHNCDVPHVNRTDYQLIDISEDGFVSLLTDSGDTKDDLRLPTDENLLKQIKDGFAEGKDLVVSVMSAMGEEQICALKDIGPK from the exons ATGTCGGACGAGGAACACCATTTTGAATCCAAGGCCGACGCCGGTGCCTCCAAAACCTACCCACAACAGGCCGGAACCATTCGTAAGAATGGTTACATCGTCATCAAAAACCGTCCCTGCAAG GTTGTTGAAGTTTCGACCTCCAAGACTGGGAAGCATGGTCATGCTAAGTGTCACTTTGTTGGAATTGACATCTTCACTGCCAAGAAGCTGGAAGATATTGTTCCCTCTTCCCACAACTGTGAT GTTCCACATGTTAATCGTACTGACTACCAGTTGATCGACATTTCTGAGGATGGATTT GTGAGTTTGCTGACTGACAGTGGAGACACTAAGGATGATCTGAGGCTCCCAACTGATGAGAACCTGTTGAAACAG ATCAAGGATGGTTTTGCTGAGGGGAAAGACCTGGTTGTGTCTGTTATGTCTGCAATGGGGGAAGAGCAGATCTGTGCTCTCAAAGACATTGGTCCTAAGTAG
- the LOC107912120 gene encoding probable LRR receptor-like serine/threonine-protein kinase At1g74360: MKKKFIISGDQAISWRCFTLFIFSLMISANVVNGDSLETDKEALLNLKAVLEEHNRVNRGIYSEWNVDKSISPCQWQGISCSSSSVVGQQRVIGINLSENNISGKIFHNFSALTNLQHLDLSSNTIGGAVPDDLNQCKSLVYLNLSHNILGGNLVFKGLNRLEKLDLSTNRFNGDIKVSFPGICQNLIVANLSTNNFTGEIDSCFDECWNLMHLDLSSNNFSGSLWSGFSRLVGFSVSENSISGVVSGSMFADKCSLHDLDLSENKFHGELPGEISNCRDLVILNVGGNNFTGPIPSELGSISSIAALFLGDNRFSSSIPESLLNLTNLEFLDVSKHSFGGEIQKIFGRFKQVKFLLLHGNAYTGGIDTSGILKLQNISRLDLSNNRFSGSLPVEISQMPSLNFLMLSNNQFTGSIPPEYGNFSQLQTLDLSFNRLSGSIPPKLGKLNSLLWLMLANNSLSGEIPSEIGNCTSLLWLNLANNQLSGRIPPELAKIGRSATRTFELNRLRNDTIIAGSGECSAMMRWIPADYPPFSFVYTILTRKSCRSIWDRLLKGYGLFPVCTAGSTVRTLQISGYLQLSGNQFSGSIPSDIGTMQNFSMLHLGFNDFSGELPAQIGQLPLVVLNITRNQFSGQIPAEIGNIKCLQNLDLSYNNFSGIFPTSFSNLTDLTKFNISYNRYISGVVPTTAQFGTFEKDSYLGNPLLDVPDFMDNKTDHLPNHNGTRKRSARFAVLIVAVALTLTALAFVVLSVLVCRQVNSRSEPQRYLLQDTKYRPDLASSSSGSSDTIKVIRLDKTAFTHADILRATSNFSDDRILGKGGFGTVYRGVLPDGREVAVKKLQREGIEGEKEFRAEMEVLSGNGFGWPHPNLVTLYGWCLHGLEKILVYEYMGGGSLEDIISDRIRLTWWKRIHIAVDIARALVFLHHECYPAIVHRDVKASNVLLDKDGRARVTDFGLARIVDIGDSHVSTMVAGTVGYVAPEYGQTWQATTKGDVYSYGVLAMELATGRRAVDGGEECLVEWGKRIMGKGRNVSSRAVIPVMLLGSGLSVGAEEMFELLRIGVRCTAEAPQDRPNMKEVLGMLIRITSNRADFNYGIS; encoded by the exons ATGAAGAAGAAGTTCATCATATCAGGAGACCAAGCTATTTCATGGCGTTGTTTCACTTTGTTCATATTCTCCCTTATGATTTCAG CTAATGTTGTCAATGGAGATTCACTAGAAACAGACAAGGAAGCTCTGTTGAATTTGAAAGCAGTCCTTGAAGAACACAATCGAGTAAACCGAGGAATATATTCAGAATGGAATGTTGATAAATCCATTTCACCATGTCAATGGCAAGGAATCTCTTGTTCTTCATCGTCTGTTGTTGGACAACAAAGAGTCATTGGCATAAACTTGTCTGAAAACAACATTTCTGggaaaattttccataatttctcAGCTTTAACAAATCTTCAACACCTCGATCTCTCGAGCAACACCATCGGCGGAGCCGTACCGGACGATTTGAACCAATGCAAAAGCCTTGTGTACCTCAACTTGTCACATAATATCCTTGGAGGAAACCTAGTGTTTAAAGGGTTGAATCGTTTAGAAAAGCTTGATTTGTCTACGAACAGGTTTAATGGCGATATCAAAGTTAGTTTCCCAGGGATTTGCCAGAATCTGATTGTTGCAAACCTTTCAACTAACAATTTCACTGGTGAAATCGATAGCTGCTTTGATGAATGCTGGAACTTGATGCATCTTGATTTGAGTTCCAACAATTTTTCTGGTAGTTTATGGAGTGGATTTTCGAGGCTTGTTGGATTTTCAGTGTCGGAGAACTCTATTTCCGGGGTGGTTTCGGGTTCGATGTTTGCAGACAAATGTAGTTTACACGATTTAGACCTGTCTGAAAACAAGTTTCATGGTGAACTTCCAGGCGAGATATCAAACTGCAGGGATTTGGTTATCTTGAATGTAGGGGGAAACAACTTTACAGGGCCAATTCCATCAGAATTGGGATCGATTTCCAGTATTGCAGCCTTGTTCTTAGGAGACAACAGGTTTTCGAGTTCGATACCGGAATCTTTACTGAACTTAACGAATTTGGAGTTCTTGGATGTGAGCAAACACAGTTTTGGTGGGGAGATTCAAAAGATTTTTGGGAGATTCAAACAGGTGAAGTTTCTGTTGTTACATGGAAATGCATACACAGGAGGGATCGATACGTCCGGTATTCTCAAGCTACAGAACATTTCTCGATTAGACCTGAGTAATAATCGATTCTCTGGTTCATTGCCTGTTGAAATTTCTCAAATGCCAAGCTTGAATTTCTTGATGCTGTCCAACAATCAGTTTACAGGTAGTATACCACCTGAATATGGAAACTTCTCACAGTTACAAACTCTAGACCTGTCCTTCAACCGGCTTTCAGGATCGATCCCACCCAAGCTCGGGAAACTGAACTCTCTGTTATGGTTGATGCTTGCAAACAACTCTCTTAGTGGCGAAATTCCTTCAGAGATTGGGAACTGCACTAGCTTGTTATggctaaatcttgctaacaatCAACTATCTGGAAGAATCCCTCCTGAGTTGGCTAAGATTGGAAGAAGCGCTACCCGAACATTCGAGTTGAATCGGTTGCGAAACGACACGATCATTGCTGGTTCGGGTGAGTGCTCGGCAATGATGAGGTGGATACCAGCAGACTATCCACCTTTCAGTTTTGTGTATACAATTCTCACTAGGAAGAGTTGTAGGAGCATATGGGACAGGTTGCTTAAAGGCTACGGTCTTTTCCCAGTTTGCACTGCAGGTTCAACGGTTAGGACACTTCAAATCTCGGGATATCTTCAACTTAGCGGTAACCAGTTTTCGGGTTCGATCCCTTCGGATATCGGTACAATGCAGAATTTCAGTATGCTGCACTTGGGTTTCAATGACTTCAGTGGTGAACTGCCTGCACAGATTGGTCAGTTGCCACTTGTTGTCCTGAATATAACCCGAAACCAGTTTTCGGGACAAATTCCAGCAGAGATTGGCAATATCAAATGCTTGCAGAATCTAGATTTGTCATACAATAACTTTTCTGGCATATTTCCAACAAGTTTCAGCAACCTGACTGATCTCACCAAGTTCAACATTTCGTACAATCGGTACATTTCTGGGGTTGTTCCAACAACCGCACAATTCGGAACGTTCGAGAAAGACTCGTACCTTGGAAATCCGCTACTGGATGTTCCAGATTTCATGGATAATAAAACAGATCATTTACCCAACCATAATGGTACACGAAAAAGATCAGCCAGATTTGCTGTGCTTATAGTGGCAGTAGCTCTCACACTAACCGCTCTCGCTTTTGTGGTTCTATCGGTTTTGGTTTGCAGACAGGTGAATTCCCGATCCGAACCCCAGAGATATCTCTTACAAGATACGAAGTATCGACCTGATCTAGCATCTAGCTCTAGTGGATCATCGGATACTATCAAGGTCATCCGTTTGGATAAAACAGCTTTTACACATGCTGATATTTTGAGGGCCACAAGTAACTTTTCGGACGATAGGATTCTCGGGAAAGGAGGGTTCGGGACAGTGTACCGAGGTGTATTGCCGGATGGAAGAGAAGTAGCAGTAAAAAAGCTACAAAGAGAAGGAATTGAAGGTGAAAAGGAGTTCAGGGCTGAAATGGAAGTTCTCAGTGGCAATGGCTTTGGTTGGCCACATCCTAACCTTGTAACGCTCTATGGTTGGTGCCTTCATGGATTAGAGAAAATATTGGTGTATGAATACATGGGAGGTGGGAGTTTGGAAGATATTATATCGGACCGAATCCGATTAACATGGTGGAAACGGATCCATATCGCGGTTGATATTGCACGAGCATTAGTGTTCTTACATCATGAATGCTACCCCGCCATTGTTCACCGAGATGTTAAGGCTAGCAATGTCCTGTTAGATAAAGATGGTAGGGCTAGAGTCACGGATTTCGGTCTTGCGAGAATTGTCGATATTGGCGATAGCCATGTCAGCACAATGGTGGCGGGAACTGTCGGTTATGTAGCACCGGAATACGGGCAGACATGGCAAGCTACGACGAAAGGTGATGTGTACAGCTATGGAGTATTAGCAATGGAACTTGCAACCGGTCGACGAGCTGTGGACGGAGGTGAAGAATGCCTGGTGGAATGGGGCAAACGTATTATGGGAAAGGGACGAAATGTATCAAGTCGAGCTGTGATACCGGTTATGCTTTTGGGATCAGGACTGTCGGTTGGTGCCGAGGAGATGTTTGAGCTGCTTCGGATCGGGGTCCGATGCACGGCCGAAGCTCCACAAGATAGACCGAACATGAAAGAGGTGTTGGGTATGTTAATTAGAATCACAAGCAACCGAGCAGATTTCAACTATGGCATCTCATGA